In Macadamia integrifolia cultivar HAES 741 chromosome 13, SCU_Mint_v3, whole genome shotgun sequence, one DNA window encodes the following:
- the LOC122060244 gene encoding uncharacterized protein LOC122060244 produces the protein MEVVNVSMKVATGNEEEIKFFSELVDNPEELLQWIQKQQNELVEIEGQMKMSNKPRIIFKFSAPKRGADSVMLPEDKKRPKKKPKSEKKKVIKRVPNPRPVATRHEPVPAAVMPGELMNAISECGGKDVVWVIEKLLERTDVNTHHARLSILESRVAAEEFLTSEERTKVSRKIKIPVKVLLLVTGGVDNEEGPQIQSREFNFTKWYMNNSAIYVFITEWKWFLMKNIIEAGDKIQVWSFRRSDENKLCFAIHVIRQ, from the coding sequence ATGGAGGTTGTTAATGTGAGCATGAAAGTGGCGACAGGAAATGAGGAGgagatcaaatttttttctgaGCTGGTAGACAATCCTGAAGAATTGTTACAATGGATACAAAAGCAACAAAATGAGTTGGTTGAGATTGAGGGTCAGATGAAGATGAGCAACAAGCCTCGTATTATTTTCAAGTTCTCTGCACCTAAAAGGGGAGCTGATTCTGTGATGCTGCCGGAAGACAAGAAGAGAccgaagaagaaaccaaaatcagagaagaaaaaggTTATTAAACGAGTACCGAATCCACGGCCAGTTGCAACCAGGCATGAACCAGTACCAGCAGCAGTAATGCCTGGAGAACTTATGAATGCAATTAGTGAGTGTGGTGGTAAAGATGTGGTGTGGGTTATAGAGAAATTACTTGAGAGAACTGATGTGAATACGCATCATGCTCGTCTATCTATTCTAGAGAGTCGAGTGGCCGCGGAGGAGTTTCTAACAAGTGAAGAGAGGACCAAAGTTTCCAGAAAAATTAAGATACCAGTAAAAGTGTTGTTGTTGGTGACAGGAGGAGTGGATAATGAAGAAGGCCCCCAAATCCAATCAAGGGAGTTCAACTTCACAAAATGGTATATGAACAACAGTGCAATATACGTATTCATCACAGAATGGAAGTGGTTCTTGATGAAGAACATTATAGAAGCAGGTGACAAAATCCAAGTTTGGTCTTTCAGAAGATCAGATGAGAATAAGCTTTGTTTTGCAATTCATGTTATTCGACAGTAG